One window from the genome of Enterobacteriaceae bacterium Kacie_13 encodes:
- the urtB gene encoding urea ABC transporter permease subunit UrtB: MRILFRPLLFLLCCLPLLAEAGAANDFAAASRSQQATLLQQWAADPQPERLPLLEALKQENVVIDESKHAFIQNGDQLTSLEGDARPQGDTKKVWLNNRLRILIANALSAHRLVSTDSAVRLQAAKSLQREAQADQLPLLTHRFELEKDSTVHNALAIALANLQLADARPQVRLKAVELLGTSGDPDTQGRLQSLTDPKTEADATVRAAAVVSLKAVQHRLLIGDLLGQAFTGLSLGSILLLAALGLAITYGLLGVINMAHGEMLMLGSYSTYMVQSLFQHYAPGLLAIYPLVALPVAFFITAGIGMALERTVIRHLYGRPLETLLATWGISLILIQGVRVLFGAQNLEVANPGWLSGGIQLLPNLVLPYNRIAVIIFVLLVLALTWLLLNKTRLGMNVRAVTQNRAMAACCGVPTGRVDMLAFGLGSGIAGLGGVALSQLGNVGPELGQGYIIDSFLVVVLGGVGQLAGTVVAAFGLGIVNKILEPEIGAVLGKILILALIILFIQKRPQGLFAFKGRVID, encoded by the coding sequence ATGAGAATCCTCTTCAGGCCACTACTTTTCCTGCTTTGTTGCCTTCCGTTGCTGGCCGAAGCGGGTGCGGCGAATGATTTTGCAGCCGCCAGCCGCAGCCAGCAAGCCACGTTATTACAACAATGGGCGGCGGATCCGCAGCCGGAAAGACTGCCGCTGCTGGAGGCGTTGAAGCAGGAAAACGTCGTCATCGACGAATCGAAGCACGCTTTCATCCAAAACGGCGACCAGCTCACGTCGCTGGAAGGGGATGCCAGACCGCAGGGCGATACCAAAAAAGTGTGGCTGAACAACCGCCTGCGCATTCTGATTGCCAACGCCCTTTCCGCCCACCGTTTAGTCAGCACCGACAGCGCCGTGCGTTTGCAGGCGGCAAAATCCTTACAGCGCGAAGCGCAGGCCGATCAGCTGCCGTTGCTGACCCATCGTTTTGAGCTGGAAAAAGACAGCACAGTGCATAACGCGCTGGCCATCGCACTGGCGAATTTACAGCTGGCGGACGCGAGACCGCAGGTGCGACTGAAAGCCGTCGAGCTGCTCGGCACCTCCGGCGACCCGGATACACAAGGCCGGCTGCAAAGCCTGACCGATCCGAAAACCGAAGCCGATGCCACCGTGCGCGCCGCCGCCGTTGTCAGTCTGAAAGCGGTGCAGCACCGGTTGCTGATTGGCGATCTGCTCGGGCAGGCGTTTACCGGTTTGTCACTCGGCTCGATTCTGCTGCTCGCAGCGCTGGGGCTGGCAATTACCTACGGTCTGCTGGGCGTGATTAATATGGCGCACGGCGAGATGCTGATGCTCGGCTCCTATTCCACTTATATGGTGCAGTCTCTGTTTCAGCACTACGCGCCGGGGCTGCTGGCGATTTACCCGCTGGTCGCACTGCCGGTGGCGTTTTTCATCACCGCCGGAATCGGCATGGCGCTGGAGCGCACGGTGATCCGCCATTTGTATGGCCGTCCGCTGGAAACGCTGCTGGCAACCTGGGGTATCAGCCTGATTTTGATTCAGGGTGTGCGTGTTCTTTTTGGGGCGCAGAACCTCGAAGTCGCCAACCCCGGCTGGCTTTCCGGCGGCATTCAGCTGCTGCCGAATCTGGTGCTGCCTTACAACCGCATTGCGGTGATCATTTTCGTCCTGCTGGTGCTCGCGCTGACGTGGCTGCTGCTCAATAAAACACGCCTTGGCATGAACGTGCGTGCTGTGACGCAAAACCGTGCGATGGCGGCCTGCTGCGGCGTGCCGACCGGCCGCGTCGATATGCTGGCGTTCGGCCTCGGTTCCGGCATCGCAGGCTTAGGTGGTGTGGCGCTCTCGCAACTGGGCAACGTCGGCCCCGAACTCGGTCAGGGTTATATCATCGACTCATTCCTTGTCGTGGTGCTCGGCGGCGTCGGGCAACTGGCGGGGACAGTGGTCGCAGCCTTTGGTCTGGGCATTGTGAACAAAATTCTTGAGCCGGAAATCGGCGCGGTTCTGGGGAAAATCCTCATTCTCGCGCTGATTATCCTGTTTATTCAGAAACGTCCACAGGGACTCTTCGCCTTCAAAGGCCGGGTGATTGACTGA
- the urtA gene encoding urea ABC transporter substrate-binding protein: MQRRRFIKAFALSATVVSMGLAWSAQAAETIKVGIMHSLSGTMAISETPLKDIALMTIDDINAKGGVLGKKLEPVVVDPASNWPLFAEKARQLLTQDKVAVVFGCWTSVSRKSVLPVFEELNGLLFYPVQYEGEEMSPNVFYTGAAPNQQAIPAVEYLMSEDGGAAKRFFLLGTDYVYPRTTNKILRAFLHSKGVKDSDIEEVYTPFGYSDYQTIVSNIKKFSAGGKTAVISTINGDSNVPFYKELANQGVKATDVPVVAFSVGEEELRGIGTKPLVGDLAAWNYFQSVDNPTNKKFVAEWKAYAKAHKLPNADNAVTNDPMEATYVGIHMWAQAVEKAGTTDVDKVRAAMAGQTFAAPSGFTLTMDATNHHLHKPVMIGEIESNGQFNVVWQTDKPIRAQPWSPYIAGNDKKPDTPVKTTN, encoded by the coding sequence ATGCAACGTCGACGTTTTATTAAAGCCTTTGCTCTGTCCGCTACCGTAGTCAGCATGGGATTAGCCTGGAGTGCTCAGGCCGCCGAGACCATCAAGGTGGGCATCATGCACTCCCTATCCGGCACCATGGCGATTTCTGAAACGCCGCTGAAAGACATCGCCCTGATGACCATTGACGACATTAACGCTAAAGGTGGCGTACTCGGTAAAAAGCTGGAACCGGTGGTGGTCGATCCGGCCTCTAACTGGCCGCTGTTCGCCGAAAAAGCCCGTCAGCTGCTGACGCAGGATAAGGTCGCCGTGGTGTTTGGCTGCTGGACGTCGGTTTCGCGTAAATCAGTGCTGCCGGTCTTCGAAGAGCTGAACGGTCTGCTGTTCTACCCGGTGCAATATGAAGGCGAAGAGATGTCGCCGAACGTATTTTACACCGGCGCTGCGCCTAACCAGCAGGCGATCCCGGCGGTAGAATATCTGATGAGTGAAGACGGCGGCGCGGCCAAACGCTTCTTCCTGCTCGGCACGGATTACGTCTATCCGCGCACCACCAACAAAATTTTGCGTGCCTTCCTGCATTCCAAAGGCGTGAAAGACAGCGATATCGAAGAGGTCTACACCCCGTTCGGTTACAGCGATTATCAGACTATCGTCTCCAACATTAAGAAATTCTCAGCAGGCGGCAAAACGGCGGTGATCTCCACCATCAACGGTGATTCCAACGTGCCGTTCTACAAAGAGCTGGCGAACCAGGGCGTGAAAGCGACCGACGTACCGGTGGTGGCGTTCTCGGTCGGCGAAGAAGAGCTGCGCGGCATCGGCACCAAACCGCTGGTCGGTGACCTTGCGGCGTGGAACTACTTCCAGTCCGTCGATAATCCAACCAATAAGAAATTCGTCGCCGAATGGAAGGCTTACGCCAAAGCCCATAAGTTGCCGAACGCCGATAACGCCGTGACCAACGACCCGATGGAAGCCACCTACGTCGGCATCCATATGTGGGCGCAGGCCGTCGAGAAAGCCGGAACGACAGATGTGGATAAAGTTCGCGCCGCAATGGCCGGACAGACCTTCGCCGCCCCTTCTGGTTTCACGCTGACCATGGATGCGACCAATCACCACCTGCATAAACCAGTGATGATCGGCGAGATTGAATCCAACGGTCAGTTCAACGTGGTCTGGCAGACTGACAAACCGATCCGCGCCCAGCCGTGGAGTCCGTACATCGCGGGTAACGACAAAAAACCAGACACTCCGGTGAAAACGACGAATTGA
- a CDS encoding FCD domain-containing protein: protein MQLTGAKSTRTKSSRPEGLAERIYQQLKADIFSFRLLPGDRFSENDIADRMEVSRTPVRQALFWLEREGYVEVFFRSGWQVRPFDFDFFEQLYDLRIVLELEAVKRLCACPPEAQPLQLAELKDFWIDQPRLEDGQTVSRFDEEFHMTLVAAAGNAEMARIHRELTEKIRIIRRLDFTKDERVNATYKEHASILLAIIGQRTEEAQRQLHDHIAVSKAEVRKITLHMLHQARAENDGNLPS, encoded by the coding sequence ATGCAACTGACAGGCGCCAAATCGACACGTACGAAAAGCAGCCGTCCTGAAGGGCTGGCGGAACGTATTTATCAGCAGCTGAAGGCCGATATTTTCAGCTTCCGCCTGCTGCCGGGCGACCGCTTCAGCGAGAACGACATCGCCGATCGCATGGAAGTCAGCCGCACGCCGGTGCGTCAGGCGCTGTTCTGGCTCGAGCGCGAAGGTTACGTGGAAGTGTTTTTCCGCAGCGGCTGGCAGGTGCGTCCGTTCGATTTCGACTTCTTCGAGCAGTTGTACGACCTGCGCATTGTGCTGGAGCTTGAAGCGGTAAAACGCCTGTGCGCCTGCCCGCCGGAAGCGCAGCCCCTGCAACTGGCCGAGCTAAAGGATTTCTGGATAGACCAGCCGCGCCTCGAAGACGGCCAGACGGTATCGCGCTTTGACGAAGAGTTTCACATGACACTGGTCGCTGCCGCCGGTAACGCCGAAATGGCGCGTATTCACCGCGAGCTGACCGAAAAAATCCGCATCATCCGCCGGCTGGATTTCACCAAAGACGAGCGGGTGAACGCCACCTACAAAGAACACGCGAGCATTTTGCTCGCCATCATCGGGCAACGCACTGAGGAGGCACAACGCCAACTACATGACCATATTGCCGTCAGCAAAGCCGAGGTGCGCAAAATTACCCTGCATATGCTGCATCAGGCCCGGGCGGAGAATGACGGAAACCTTCCGTCATGA